The following proteins come from a genomic window of Rhodohalobacter sp. 614A:
- a CDS encoding TonB-dependent receptor — translation MKRAIFLILTIFIQLFIYIQPEALSQPITQTIKGTVFDVKTNDPLPGASVMILESIPLLGTIADTDGNFSIQNARLGRQSIQFSYIGYEPVIIPEVLVTSGKEVVLNIGLEPSLTELEGIVVTPKVRKDQPLNSHASVSARSFSVEETRRYAGGIDDPARLVSAFAGVSVGNVQENAIIVRGNSPKGVSWRLEGVEIPAPHHFVSGNVAGGGMVTLFSSQMLANSDFHTSAFPAEYGNALAGVFDMNLRNGNFDKREYTIQAGTMGLDFSSEGPLSAGSNASYVFNYRYSTLGLLADLKAIPDEQVIKYQDLSYKFNMPTKRAGTFSLWGIGGLDLSTQEFETDSTQWEIDWDRVGYDWNIAMGAAGLSHRIYTGDRAFVHTTFAVTGLKNKMEADRQDNQLVLRPYLMAYDYSGKISLGTAFNYTFGSRHSNQTGVTYKRLIYDLDINSTTIENRPETYQNISNQQGASDVLEVYTQSTVDLSQTVTLNAGVNTGYFGLNEKYSVDPRVGLKWDFSENQALSLGYGKHSQMEDLKIYFVTKQIDGKTEHPNKDLELSKAHHFVLAYDWQVNQNLRLKIEPYIQLLYDIPGIADSSFSMINYKQDWAFDDALENNSIGRNIGIDVTFERFLNNNYYFLVTGSLISSRYKADDGIWRDTRYNKTFVGNVLAGKEFFFGENGRVLGINGRVNFVGGERVSPIMEAESREEERVIFDEDRAFRNQLSSMLYADLSVTYRINRAGHSSVWALQVKNILGREMPEGYNYNYKTEKVQLDKSVIVIPSLSYKIEF, via the coding sequence ATGAAACGAGCAATATTTTTAATCCTTACAATATTCATACAGCTGTTTATCTACATACAACCAGAAGCATTATCACAACCTATTACACAAACCATTAAGGGAACGGTTTTTGATGTAAAGACAAATGATCCGCTTCCGGGTGCCTCTGTAATGATTCTTGAATCGATTCCGCTGCTTGGCACAATTGCCGATACTGATGGAAATTTTTCCATCCAAAATGCAAGATTGGGAAGACAGTCGATTCAGTTTAGTTATATCGGGTACGAGCCCGTGATTATCCCGGAAGTGCTTGTGACTTCAGGCAAAGAAGTCGTTTTAAATATCGGGCTGGAACCCTCGCTCACAGAACTGGAAGGAATTGTGGTGACGCCTAAAGTCCGAAAAGATCAACCCTTAAATTCTCATGCAAGTGTTAGCGCGCGGTCATTTTCTGTGGAGGAAACGCGGCGGTATGCAGGTGGTATTGATGATCCTGCACGGCTGGTATCCGCTTTTGCCGGTGTAAGTGTGGGGAATGTTCAGGAAAATGCAATTATCGTTCGGGGAAATTCGCCCAAAGGTGTATCGTGGCGGTTAGAAGGTGTTGAAATCCCGGCTCCTCATCATTTTGTAAGTGGAAACGTCGCAGGAGGGGGAATGGTAACCTTGTTCAGCAGCCAAATGCTGGCGAACTCTGATTTTCATACAAGTGCGTTCCCGGCTGAATATGGAAATGCTTTGGCCGGTGTTTTCGATATGAATCTTCGAAACGGCAATTTTGATAAACGGGAATACACCATCCAGGCAGGAACGATGGGATTGGACTTTTCATCTGAAGGTCCGCTTTCTGCAGGTTCGAATGCATCTTATGTGTTTAACTATCGTTATTCGACGCTCGGGCTGCTTGCAGATCTTAAAGCAATCCCGGATGAACAGGTGATCAAATACCAGGATCTTTCCTATAAATTTAATATGCCAACCAAACGGGCCGGTACTTTTTCTTTATGGGGGATTGGCGGACTGGACCTGAGTACGCAGGAGTTTGAAACGGATTCAACTCAATGGGAAATTGACTGGGACAGAGTGGGGTATGACTGGAATATTGCGATGGGTGCCGCCGGATTGAGCCACAGGATTTATACCGGCGACCGTGCGTTTGTTCACACCACATTTGCCGTTACCGGATTGAAAAACAAGATGGAAGCGGATCGCCAGGACAATCAACTGGTTCTGCGCCCGTATCTTATGGCTTACGATTATTCCGGAAAAATAAGCCTGGGGACAGCTTTCAATTATACGTTTGGTTCCCGGCATTCAAATCAGACCGGGGTCACCTACAAACGACTTATTTACGATCTGGATATCAACAGTACTACGATTGAAAACAGGCCGGAAACGTACCAGAATATTTCGAATCAACAGGGAGCAAGCGATGTATTGGAAGTCTATACTCAATCAACTGTGGATCTTTCCCAAACCGTAACGCTTAATGCAGGCGTCAATACCGGCTATTTTGGATTGAACGAGAAATATTCAGTAGATCCGAGAGTTGGATTGAAATGGGACTTCAGCGAAAATCAGGCACTGAGCCTGGGGTATGGAAAGCATAGTCAGATGGAAGATCTCAAGATCTATTTCGTCACAAAGCAGATCGATGGAAAAACAGAACATCCCAATAAAGACCTGGAATTATCAAAGGCACATCACTTTGTACTGGCGTACGACTGGCAGGTCAATCAAAACCTCCGTCTCAAGATTGAACCTTACATTCAACTGCTGTACGATATCCCCGGCATTGCCGACAGTTCTTTCTCGATGATTAATTATAAGCAGGATTGGGCGTTTGACGATGCTCTTGAGAACAATTCCATCGGAAGAAATATTGGGATTGATGTGACCTTTGAACGCTTTCTGAACAACAATTACTATTTCCTGGTGACCGGTTCATTGATAAGCTCCCGATATAAAGCAGATGATGGAATCTGGCGGGATACACGTTACAACAAAACGTTTGTAGGAAATGTATTGGCCGGTAAAGAGTTCTTCTTTGGAGAAAATGGCAGGGTTCTCGGTATCAACGGGAGAGTAAATTTTGTAGGCGGAGAACGGGTCAGCCCGATTATGGAAGCAGAATCAAGGGAGGAGGAACGCGTGATTTTTGATGAAGACCGGGCATTCAGGAATCAGTTGTCATCCATGCTTTATGCAGATCTGTCCGTAACCTATCGTATCAACAGGGCTGGACATTCAAGTGTGTGGGCGCTGCAGGTAAAAAATATTCTTGGCCGGGAAATGCCCGAAGGATATAACTACAACTATAAAACAGAAAAAGTGCAACTGGATAAAAGTGTGATCGTTATACCAAGTTTGAGTTATAAGATTGAATTTTAG
- a CDS encoding matrixin family metalloprotease, with product MKYNLVIIFCFAFFFLDGIRLSVSGENHPSKNETITNSCSEPITWRIGRIDSRFSVSEETLKRIMKDVSKLWSDAAGTELIAYSDSGEVALNLIYSDNQQYTEDEQQMSDRINEMRKKYVAMRMSYQQESRKFQMKLTNYNNLFSEYAQKVNLYNTLLSRMTSTGVISRNEDEQLKELKKEMEFLERKLDPLEVEVNTEDEKMTQISEELNAYADEINEVIYQYKNQFSLWKTFHQAIYINVADQKKINIYQFDNLNKLGLVLAHEVGHALGFSHVDNPAAIMHERMQLQNDESLKLTDDDIREIQTRCQS from the coding sequence ATGAAATATAACCTGGTCATTATTTTCTGTTTTGCTTTCTTTTTTTTGGATGGAATCAGACTGTCTGTCTCCGGTGAAAATCATCCTTCAAAAAACGAAACGATTACCAACAGTTGTTCCGAACCAATTACCTGGAGAATCGGGAGAATTGATTCCCGGTTTAGTGTTAGTGAGGAGACGCTCAAACGCATCATGAAAGATGTGAGCAAACTTTGGTCGGATGCTGCCGGAACGGAATTGATTGCTTACAGCGACAGTGGCGAAGTTGCGCTCAATCTCATCTACAGCGATAATCAACAGTATACCGAAGATGAGCAGCAGATGTCTGATCGCATCAACGAAATGAGAAAGAAATACGTGGCAATGCGGATGAGTTACCAGCAAGAATCCCGCAAATTTCAGATGAAGCTGACGAATTACAACAACCTGTTTTCTGAATATGCTCAAAAAGTGAATTTATACAACACCCTTTTGTCACGCATGACAAGTACCGGTGTTATCTCCCGAAATGAAGATGAACAGCTCAAAGAACTCAAAAAAGAGATGGAATTCCTGGAGAGAAAACTGGATCCGCTGGAAGTGGAAGTAAATACGGAAGACGAAAAGATGACTCAAATCTCTGAAGAGCTGAATGCTTATGCGGATGAAATCAACGAGGTGATCTACCAGTACAAAAACCAATTTAGTTTATGGAAGACATTTCACCAAGCTATTTATATTAACGTTGCTGATCAAAAAAAGATCAATATCTACCAGTTTGATAACCTCAATAAGCTGGGGCTTGTTTTAGCACATGAAGTGGGCCACGCTTTAGGCTTCAGCCATGTGGATAACCCGGCGGCAATTATGCATGAGCGAATGCAATTGCAAAATGATGAATCCCTGAAACTCACGGATGACGATATCCGGGAAATTCAAACCCGGTGCCAGAGTTGA
- a CDS encoding helix-turn-helix domain-containing protein — MGYWDRYPHLVGIHLPVPLLHGPMLYLYVLFSLRSDQRFTWENFLHFLPAVGCYLYMMPYFFSYSAERKALLNAGLIDDYSTFIIVALFSFFISGIGYSVASYRLLNRYRDLTDQNFAYRESIDLNWLKFFIWGIGLIFVLAAIVSIPTEAMGIDFGFNADPIFYSAIILFIFFLGYSGIRHQSIFSADVSENSQIVEPKTTGEYKRSGLKEEDALVYHQRLSKMMKTQKPYLEPKLTLGTLAEELDISANHLSQIINQYEEKNFYDYVNGYRVDEFKERVLKPENRNYNILSVAYDSGFNSKSSFNQVFKKITGQTPSQYLAKAKD; from the coding sequence ATGGGTTACTGGGATCGCTACCCGCACCTGGTGGGCATTCATCTCCCGGTTCCATTGTTACACGGCCCGATGTTGTACCTCTACGTTTTGTTTTCTCTGCGATCCGATCAACGGTTTACGTGGGAAAATTTCCTCCATTTTTTACCTGCTGTGGGTTGCTATCTTTATATGATGCCGTACTTTTTTTCGTATTCGGCCGAGCGAAAAGCGCTGCTAAACGCCGGATTAATTGATGATTATTCCACGTTCATAATTGTAGCACTCTTTTCATTTTTCATTTCGGGAATTGGTTATTCTGTTGCATCCTATCGTCTTTTAAATCGCTATCGTGACCTGACCGACCAAAATTTTGCCTACCGAGAATCCATTGATCTAAACTGGTTGAAATTTTTTATTTGGGGAATCGGGTTGATTTTCGTGCTTGCGGCTATCGTTTCAATTCCAACGGAAGCAATGGGCATCGACTTCGGATTCAACGCCGATCCCATTTTCTATTCAGCAATCATTCTCTTCATATTTTTTCTCGGTTATTCAGGAATCCGCCATCAGTCTATTTTTTCTGCAGACGTTTCTGAAAACAGCCAAATTGTGGAACCGAAAACCACGGGAGAATATAAACGATCGGGCCTGAAGGAAGAGGATGCACTGGTTTATCATCAAAGACTGTCGAAGATGATGAAAACTCAAAAACCTTACCTGGAACCAAAACTGACACTCGGAACGCTTGCCGAGGAACTTGATATTTCAGCGAATCATCTATCGCAAATCATTAATCAATACGAAGAAAAAAATTTCTACGATTATGTGAATGGTTATCGCGTGGACGAGTTTAAAGAGAGAGTTTTAAAACCGGAGAATCGTAACTACAATATCTTGTCAGTAGCTTATGATTCCGGGTTTAATTCCAAGTCGTCTTTTAACCAGGTTTTTAAAAAGATCACCGGCCAAACTCCTTCACAATACCTGGCAAAAGCCAAAGACTGA
- a CDS encoding endonuclease/exonuclease/phosphatase family protein — MANLRFGVWNMEWMNDLFTDGPAFKDDDKKVRGPNPRNERDKPTVKDRRESLAGVLNEVDVDVLVVVEGPNKANELQLFFDTDINGTWACDVQPTKGGSQIVGIAVRTDKGHFSGNSFDRFHIGEGQGGESERLSNATTDFAIDTDDDDIRELHRFERLPLYAEINLIDGKKFRVVGLHLKSKGIFQAYEWSKWWSQADANRKKIVAQCTQLRLEFLDYYLTENSTRDIPLIICGDINDGPGQDASEKKLNVSGIERLMGTVWKPGLCLGNALFDALDDDDQWKINLSPIHTTSFKDPIFDNYRDVWIDHILYSRNRPKSWISNARVHEELPDGQMVWRKHRYASDHFLVTVDIDTDKL; from the coding sequence ATGGCGAATCTTCGGTTTGGTGTGTGGAATATGGAATGGATGAACGACCTATTTACGGACGGACCGGCTTTTAAGGATGATGACAAGAAAGTGCGCGGGCCCAATCCCAGGAATGAGCGCGATAAACCTACGGTAAAAGACCGGCGGGAATCACTGGCGGGTGTTCTGAATGAAGTGGATGTGGATGTTTTGGTTGTTGTTGAGGGGCCAAATAAAGCCAATGAACTCCAGTTATTTTTTGATACGGATATTAACGGAACCTGGGCCTGCGATGTTCAACCTACGAAAGGGGGATCGCAGATTGTAGGTATTGCCGTGCGAACGGATAAGGGACATTTTTCCGGTAATTCTTTTGATCGGTTTCATATCGGCGAGGGACAGGGCGGCGAGAGTGAACGTCTCAGCAATGCAACCACAGATTTTGCCATTGATACGGACGATGACGACATCCGGGAACTTCACCGGTTTGAACGCCTGCCGCTGTATGCAGAAATCAACCTGATTGACGGAAAAAAATTCCGGGTGGTTGGACTTCACCTGAAAAGCAAAGGAATTTTCCAGGCATATGAATGGTCGAAATGGTGGTCGCAGGCAGATGCAAACCGAAAGAAAATTGTAGCACAATGCACTCAGCTTCGGCTTGAGTTTCTGGACTACTACCTCACTGAAAATTCAACACGCGATATTCCACTCATTATTTGTGGGGATATCAACGACGGGCCGGGCCAGGATGCCAGCGAAAAGAAACTGAACGTAAGCGGAATTGAGCGGCTGATGGGAACCGTCTGGAAACCCGGTCTGTGCCTTGGCAACGCTCTTTTTGATGCGCTTGATGATGATGACCAATGGAAAATCAACCTCTCTCCCATTCACACAACGAGCTTTAAAGATCCCATTTTTGATAACTACCGCGATGTGTGGATCGACCATATTCTTTATTCCCGAAACCGCCCGAAATCCTGGATAAGCAATGCTCGGGTTCATGAAGAATTGCCCGACGGTCAAATGGTTTGGAGAAAACACCGGTATGCATCCGATCATTTCCTGGTCACAGTGGATATTGACACGGATAAATTGTGA
- a CDS encoding GntR family transcriptional regulator, translated as MNYNFILSQTDKRPMYQQIMEQIKQRIAVGDWSPRTPLPSIRELATEVKVSIITVKRAYMELEREGVISTQQGKGSWVNDSQNLKELQREKLNQHLEQAGKLAKSLDIPEDELLKMIKKYI; from the coding sequence ATGAATTACAATTTTATACTCTCTCAAACCGATAAACGCCCCATGTATCAACAGATCATGGAGCAAATAAAGCAACGCATTGCTGTAGGAGATTGGTCGCCGAGAACCCCTTTGCCTTCCATTCGGGAGCTGGCAACGGAGGTCAAGGTCAGCATCATTACCGTAAAACGTGCCTATATGGAATTGGAGCGCGAAGGGGTTATTTCAACCCAACAAGGAAAAGGAAGTTGGGTAAATGATTCCCAAAATTTGAAGGAGCTTCAGCGCGAAAAGTTAAACCAGCATCTGGAACAAGCTGGAAAATTGGCGAAATCCCTGGATATACCTGAGGATGAATTATTGAAAATGATTAAAAAGTATATATAA